One part of the Sorangiineae bacterium MSr11954 genome encodes these proteins:
- a CDS encoding Ppx/GppA family phosphatase: MTSSPRIAAIDIGTNTVLLLVAERGPDGAPQAVEEHATITRLGQGVDRTRTLHQDAIARTTACLDAYGAIVKRLGVERIAVVGTSAMRDARGGEVIQEHIRKVFGVDLRVIGGDEEAELTFAGALVGLPSAEPGSEATNAPASKAAEPDGRREHGREVFVFDIGGGSTEVVRGTIEHPGAHAASGLDEGSTTADGAERHAGRGSVGYEKSFDVGSVRLTERHVRSDPPSRDELDTITRELRATFAELPPLTGDMPPIGIAGTMTTLAAVSMQMTTYDGTRVHGKRLPTSELRRVVEYLASLPLAARREVPGLEPKRADVIVAGGLVALALLEHWGAESVVISDRGVRWGLAVALCRSAATLSGEVSVPSQKTPKNALEI, encoded by the coding sequence ATGACGAGCTCCCCCCGCATCGCGGCCATCGACATTGGAACCAACACCGTTTTGCTGCTGGTCGCCGAGCGAGGCCCCGACGGCGCCCCGCAGGCGGTCGAAGAACACGCGACCATCACGCGCCTGGGCCAGGGGGTCGACCGCACGCGAACGCTCCACCAAGACGCCATTGCGCGCACCACGGCCTGCCTCGACGCCTACGGGGCCATCGTGAAGCGCCTTGGCGTGGAGCGCATCGCGGTGGTGGGCACGAGCGCCATGCGCGACGCACGCGGCGGTGAGGTCATCCAGGAGCACATCCGGAAGGTGTTCGGGGTGGACCTTCGGGTCATCGGCGGCGACGAGGAGGCGGAGCTGACATTCGCCGGCGCGCTCGTCGGGCTACCCAGCGCCGAGCCCGGGAGCGAAGCAACGAACGCACCCGCATCGAAGGCCGCGGAGCCCGATGGTCGCAGGGAGCACGGGCGCGAGGTCTTCGTCTTCGACATCGGCGGAGGGAGCACCGAGGTGGTGCGCGGCACCATCGAGCACCCCGGCGCACATGCCGCGTCGGGTCTCGATGAAGGATCCACGACGGCCGATGGGGCGGAGCGTCACGCGGGGCGCGGGTCCGTCGGTTACGAGAAAAGCTTCGACGTCGGGAGCGTGCGCCTCACCGAGCGCCATGTGCGAAGCGATCCTCCGTCACGGGACGAGCTGGATACGATCACGCGCGAGCTTCGCGCGACCTTCGCGGAGCTCCCTCCGCTCACCGGCGACATGCCGCCCATCGGCATCGCCGGCACCATGACGACCTTGGCCGCCGTGTCGATGCAGATGACCACCTACGATGGCACCCGGGTGCACGGAAAGCGTCTTCCCACGAGCGAGCTTCGCCGCGTGGTGGAGTATCTCGCGTCGTTGCCGCTGGCCGCGCGGCGCGAGGTGCCCGGGCTCGAGCCCAAACGGGCCGACGTGATCGTGGCAGGGGGCCTGGTGGCGCTCGCGCTGCTCGAGCACTGGGGTGCGGAATCCGTCGTGATTTCCGACCGTGGAGTTCGCTGGGGGCTCGCGGTTGCGCTCTGTCGGTCGGCTGCTACATTAAGTGGTGAGGTGAGCGTTCCCTCACAAAAAACGCCGAAAAATGCGCTCGAAATTTGA
- a CDS encoding DNA-binding domain-containing protein, with translation MTAKTPAAPGGASLESLQAMLAEAILAERPLAEEPELRSRAERVATGNGRLSPADQVEIYREQFWLRHEGSLEEDYPTLRHLLGAEGFQELCRAYLRAHPPRGFSLRDLAGAMPRFVTRTAPYWEDALLADCANTEWAFIEAFDAPDAPPFDPSVLTSTDEDAWAGARLVFHPSVRFLALSYPAHEFRAGVRLGEEPGRPKSKRTYLVVHRANDAVHCTPVEPMAFALLERLARDVPLGEACEAVAAADEDADIEAKIAPWFQAWVGAGWICEVRV, from the coding sequence GTGACCGCGAAGACGCCGGCGGCTCCGGGCGGCGCGTCGCTCGAGTCGTTGCAAGCGATGCTGGCCGAGGCCATCCTGGCCGAGCGTCCGCTGGCGGAGGAGCCCGAGCTGCGGTCGCGCGCCGAGCGGGTGGCGACCGGCAATGGGCGGCTCTCGCCCGCCGACCAAGTCGAGATTTACCGCGAGCAGTTCTGGCTTCGCCACGAGGGCTCGCTCGAAGAAGATTATCCGACATTGCGGCATTTGCTGGGCGCCGAGGGCTTTCAGGAGCTTTGCCGCGCCTATTTGCGGGCGCACCCGCCGCGGGGCTTTTCCTTGCGCGATCTGGCCGGCGCCATGCCACGCTTCGTGACGCGCACCGCGCCGTATTGGGAGGACGCGCTCCTCGCCGATTGCGCGAACACGGAGTGGGCGTTCATCGAAGCGTTCGATGCGCCGGATGCTCCGCCCTTCGACCCTTCCGTTCTCACGAGCACCGACGAAGATGCCTGGGCGGGGGCTCGTCTGGTGTTCCACCCGTCGGTGCGGTTCCTCGCGCTTTCGTATCCGGCGCACGAGTTTCGTGCGGGCGTGCGGCTCGGCGAGGAGCCGGGGCGCCCCAAGTCGAAGCGGACGTATTTGGTCGTGCATCGGGCGAACGATGCCGTGCACTGCACGCCCGTGGAGCCCATGGCGTTTGCGCTTCTGGAGCGGCTCGCGCGCGATGTGCCGCTGGGGGAAGCGTGTGAAGCCGTGGCGGCCGCCGATGAAGATGCGGATATCGAGGCGAAGATCGCGCCTTGGTTTCAGGCGTGGGTGGGGGCGGGGTGGATTTGCGAGGTGCGGGTTTGA
- a CDS encoding HNH endonuclease, with product MGDVLTIPVLVLNRHFEAVQLTTARRAFVLLYGDAAHALDDDGETHAFDTWRMLPVRAQDDAVPIVGGHLRVPRILHLHRYDRTPRLTVRLTRRNLMFRDAHQCQYCGKRPPLRELNIDHVLPRSRGGMDSWENLVTACRVCNLRKGWKTPDEANMRLARRPFRPKWSTCAQLLLGASSRYKEWDPFLKAS from the coding sequence ATGGGCGACGTGCTCACGATTCCGGTATTGGTGCTAAACCGACATTTCGAGGCTGTTCAGCTGACTACAGCACGCCGCGCATTCGTCCTCCTTTATGGAGACGCTGCGCACGCACTCGACGATGATGGCGAAACACACGCGTTCGACACCTGGCGCATGCTCCCCGTGCGCGCGCAGGATGACGCGGTTCCCATCGTCGGTGGCCACCTGCGGGTGCCACGAATTTTGCACCTACATCGCTATGACCGGACCCCGCGGCTGACCGTCCGACTGACGCGCCGCAACTTGATGTTCCGCGACGCGCACCAGTGCCAGTACTGCGGCAAGCGCCCGCCGCTGCGCGAGCTCAACATCGATCATGTGCTACCGCGCTCCCGCGGCGGCATGGACTCGTGGGAAAACCTGGTCACCGCCTGCCGCGTGTGCAACCTGCGCAAGGGTTGGAAGACGCCCGACGAAGCCAACATGCGCCTGGCCCGCCGCCCTTTCCGGCCCAAATGGTCCACCTGCGCGCAGCTCCTGCTCGGCGCCAGCTCCCGTTACAAAGAGTGGGATCCGTTCCTCAAGGCGAGTTAG
- a CDS encoding DUF692 domain-containing protein: MSFRDRHSIGDLGVGVGARAKHYPQILGPDDPKVDWFEIISDNFLVGGGAPQRNLERLLARYRVIPHGVSLSIGASHPLDRDYLGHLKALVARIRPPWASDHLCWSDVPGANLHDLLPLPYTRAALAHVVSRVREVQDFLEVPFALENVSSYMTYRASTMPEWEFLAEVAERADCGILLDCNNVYVSSFNHGFDPNVYIDAIPAHRVVQIHLAGYTDRGAYLLDTHSRPVADAVWQLYRRAIRRIGPTSTLIEWDSDLPDFDVLVAEASRARRIRDDVSASERALTKVAS, encoded by the coding sequence ATGAGCTTTCGTGACAGGCACTCCATCGGGGATCTCGGCGTCGGCGTCGGCGCGCGGGCGAAGCACTATCCGCAGATCCTCGGGCCGGACGATCCGAAGGTCGATTGGTTCGAGATCATCAGCGACAATTTCCTCGTCGGCGGAGGGGCTCCCCAGCGCAACCTGGAGCGCCTGCTCGCCCGTTACCGGGTCATTCCCCATGGAGTTTCGCTTTCCATCGGCGCGAGCCACCCGCTCGATCGCGACTACCTCGGGCATTTGAAGGCGCTCGTCGCCCGGATCCGGCCGCCGTGGGCGTCCGATCACCTCTGTTGGAGTGACGTGCCCGGCGCCAATCTGCACGATTTGTTGCCGCTCCCATATACGCGCGCGGCGCTCGCGCACGTGGTCTCCCGGGTGCGGGAGGTGCAGGATTTCCTCGAGGTGCCGTTCGCGCTCGAGAACGTGTCGAGCTACATGACGTACCGCGCGAGCACCATGCCCGAGTGGGAGTTCCTCGCCGAGGTCGCGGAGCGCGCCGACTGTGGGATCCTGCTCGACTGCAACAATGTGTACGTGAGCTCGTTCAACCACGGCTTCGATCCGAACGTGTACATCGACGCCATTCCGGCCCATCGCGTGGTGCAAATTCATTTGGCCGGCTACACCGATCGGGGAGCCTATCTGCTCGATACGCACTCGCGACCCGTCGCCGATGCCGTGTGGCAATTGTATCGAAGGGCCATCCGCCGCATCGGGCCGACCTCGACCTTGATCGAGTGGGACTCGGATCTTCCCGACTTCGACGTCCTCGTCGCCGAGGCCTCCCGGGCGCGCCGCATTCGCGACGACGTCTCCGCCTCGGAGCGCGCCCTCACGAAGGTGGCTTCGTGA
- a CDS encoding serine/threonine protein kinase, producing MRKIPSIPPLRGRSKPPPLPSVGGSSSARPAELPRAGTYELLLDLASGGMATVFLARALGAGPDTPLVAIKRPHRHLAKDKRFLSMLLDEARLASAIDHPNVVKVRELAFEQGEPFIVLDYVEGASLSELRKELSAAERALDTRVAVRIVLDALAGLHAAHELTDPTGRPLGIIHRDVSPHNVLLGSDGRVRLTDFGIAKAEDRMQETRTHEVKGKLAYLAPERIDRRRTCTKQSDIFSMAVVLWECLAGRRLFRGEEALDTLHEVMEAPIPRLRQLGADVPLALDEAIARGLSRDLASRYATAADFAEAIERAAGPANVGTCADVARVMAAVFGSSLRHRHQEIRTVLGSDEMANRLLMATGITPRTAPPPGTPRTNPALYAAVAPPAPSERYAYGNVRDILPSGRGRKRSWKTIGAIAVGGIVGGVGVLTLFSSLRAPRDPEASPSTVLPSSSPPSSPSSPSSPPSPTPSPTPLPEPAMIPSAAMGAAPAGSLEANRLASDSESLELPLSADDLPASPPSSSSTPSAGTKPAHEGSKPRPGHPPQVGTKRNGFTKLK from the coding sequence GTGCGAAAGATCCCTTCCATCCCGCCGTTGCGCGGACGCTCCAAGCCACCGCCGCTTCCCTCGGTTGGCGGGTCGAGCTCCGCGCGCCCGGCCGAGCTGCCGCGCGCGGGTACGTACGAGCTCTTGTTGGATCTGGCCTCCGGCGGCATGGCCACCGTGTTCCTTGCGCGCGCCCTCGGCGCGGGGCCGGATACCCCGCTGGTCGCCATCAAGCGACCGCATCGGCACCTCGCCAAGGACAAGAGGTTCCTCTCGATGCTGCTCGACGAAGCGAGGCTCGCGTCGGCCATCGATCACCCCAATGTCGTCAAGGTGCGGGAGCTCGCGTTCGAGCAAGGCGAGCCCTTCATCGTCCTCGACTACGTGGAGGGCGCCTCGCTCTCCGAGCTGCGCAAAGAGCTCTCGGCCGCCGAGCGCGCCCTCGATACGCGCGTGGCCGTGCGCATCGTGCTCGACGCGCTCGCGGGGCTCCACGCCGCGCACGAGCTCACCGATCCCACGGGCCGCCCGCTGGGCATCATCCATCGCGACGTCTCGCCGCACAACGTGCTCTTGGGCTCGGACGGGCGGGTGCGCCTGACCGACTTCGGCATCGCCAAAGCCGAAGATCGCATGCAGGAGACGCGCACGCACGAGGTCAAAGGGAAGCTCGCCTACCTGGCACCCGAGCGCATCGACCGGCGCCGCACGTGCACGAAACAGAGCGACATTTTCTCGATGGCCGTGGTCCTTTGGGAGTGCCTCGCCGGAAGGCGCCTGTTCCGCGGTGAGGAAGCCCTCGATACCCTGCACGAGGTGATGGAGGCGCCCATCCCGCGCCTTCGTCAGCTCGGCGCCGATGTCCCCCTGGCGCTCGACGAGGCCATCGCGCGCGGCCTCTCCCGCGATCTCGCCAGCCGTTATGCGACGGCGGCCGACTTCGCAGAGGCCATCGAGCGGGCCGCGGGGCCGGCCAACGTGGGAACCTGCGCGGACGTGGCGCGGGTCATGGCGGCGGTGTTCGGATCGAGCCTTCGGCACCGCCACCAGGAGATCCGCACGGTGCTCGGCAGCGACGAAATGGCGAACCGTTTGCTCATGGCGACCGGCATCACCCCGCGCACCGCGCCGCCGCCCGGCACCCCGCGAACGAACCCCGCCCTCTACGCGGCCGTCGCCCCGCCCGCGCCGAGCGAGCGTTACGCCTACGGCAATGTGCGGGACATTTTGCCGTCGGGTCGCGGGCGGAAACGCTCGTGGAAAACGATCGGCGCCATCGCGGTCGGCGGCATCGTGGGCGGCGTAGGGGTGCTCACCTTGTTCTCGAGCCTGCGCGCACCTCGCGACCCCGAGGCTTCACCGAGCACCGTGCTGCCGTCGTCATCGCCGCCGTCGTCCCCCTCGTCCCCGTCATCGCCGCCGTCCCCGACACCGTCCCCGACACCGTTGCCCGAGCCGGCCATGATCCCCTCCGCGGCGATGGGCGCGGCGCCCGCGGGCTCCCTCGAGGCGAACCGGCTCGCGAGCGACAGCGAGAGCCTGGAGCTCCCCTTGTCGGCAGACGACCTCCCCGCCTCGCCGCCGTCGTCCTCCTCCACACCCAGCGCGGGAACGAAGCCGGCCCACGAGGGGAGCAAGCCACGGCCCGGACACCCTCCGCAGGTGGGGACGAAACGAAACGGGTTCACCAAGCTGAAATGA
- a CDS encoding ABC transporter ATP-binding protein has translation MAQMAAAVRVEGLVKRIRDGRTRRTILDGISLTVERGELVLLRGPSGSGKTTLLALVGAMLSPTSGEVHLDGEATSRLRESYRAKVRRQKVGFVFQDVALVDTMSARDNVLLPCVPDGIGPREIERADALLARFGVASLARTEARGLSGGERQRVALARALMRDPPLLLLDEPTAHLDEERAASIAGDLVALAREGRAVLAATHDPRLTQAAGVARILDLHGGKLHEQETPAA, from the coding sequence ATGGCACAAATGGCAGCGGCGGTTCGAGTCGAAGGCTTGGTGAAGCGCATTCGCGACGGGCGCACCCGGCGAACGATCCTCGATGGCATTTCGCTCACCGTCGAACGGGGCGAGCTGGTTCTCCTTCGCGGCCCGAGCGGAAGCGGCAAAACGACGCTCCTGGCGCTGGTCGGCGCCATGCTCTCGCCCACCAGCGGCGAGGTGCACCTCGATGGCGAGGCCACCTCGCGCCTGCGCGAATCGTACCGCGCCAAGGTGCGTCGGCAGAAGGTGGGCTTCGTGTTTCAAGACGTGGCCCTGGTCGACACCATGAGCGCGCGCGACAACGTTCTTCTCCCGTGCGTGCCCGACGGCATCGGTCCCCGCGAGATCGAGCGCGCCGACGCCCTGCTCGCGCGCTTCGGCGTGGCCTCGCTCGCGCGCACCGAGGCCCGCGGCCTCTCCGGCGGCGAGCGCCAGCGCGTGGCCCTTGCCCGCGCCCTCATGCGCGATCCGCCGCTGCTCCTCCTCGATGAACCGACCGCACACTTGGACGAGGAGCGCGCCGCATCCATCGCCGGCGATCTCGTCGCGCTCGCCCGCGAGGGCCGCGCCGTGCTGGCGGCCACCCACGATCCTCGCCTGACCCAGGCCGCCGGCGTGGCGCGCATCCTGGACTTGCACGGCGGAAAACTTCACGAGCAGGAAACCCCGGCCGCGTGA
- a CDS encoding AgmX/PglI C-terminal domain-containing protein encodes MRTPFFATMAFVSSLVAACGGSSGAADGPKSPSGEPGSSSATAAAPPAAPVDPGPTTTTTSTLNSNGDLQGAKLTTTSTTTMETKGTGAPKPGAEGEVGRRREDVQAIIGARRDDARKCYDDALKRNPSLEGDLDVKWTIDPKGVVTDASVDEAKSQIHDESLGKCIVAIIQKIKFAESPKGFESRMHYPFNFHPRGAQRATPPSK; translated from the coding sequence ATGCGCACTCCGTTTTTCGCCACCATGGCGTTCGTTTCGTCCCTCGTTGCAGCATGCGGCGGATCCTCTGGCGCCGCCGACGGGCCCAAGAGCCCCTCCGGCGAGCCCGGCTCCAGCAGCGCCACCGCTGCGGCCCCGCCCGCTGCACCCGTCGATCCCGGTCCCACCACCACCACGACCTCCACGCTCAACAGCAACGGCGATCTCCAAGGCGCCAAACTGACGACCACGTCGACCACCACCATGGAGACCAAAGGCACGGGCGCCCCGAAGCCCGGCGCCGAAGGCGAAGTCGGCCGCCGACGCGAGGACGTCCAAGCCATCATCGGCGCCCGCCGCGACGACGCCCGCAAATGCTACGACGACGCACTCAAGCGCAACCCGAGCCTCGAGGGCGATCTCGACGTCAAGTGGACCATCGACCCCAAGGGCGTGGTAACCGACGCCTCCGTCGACGAGGCCAAAAGCCAAATCCACGACGAGAGCCTGGGCAAGTGCATCGTGGCCATCATCCAAAAGATCAAATTCGCCGAGAGCCCCAAGGGGTTCGAGTCGCGCATGCACTACCCATTCAACTTCCACCCCCGCGGCGCCCAACGGGCAACGCCACCGTCGAAATAA
- a CDS encoding nitrous oxide reductase accessory protein NosL: MKIANGSLFAAELRADDGQTLRFDALRCALAARLDGRPTATLHVHEYYDGRVREVDDSIVFALGSDVMGPMGSDLVPVAKAQMTKFAADHGAKRFVLLREIDTAILTQIP, encoded by the coding sequence ATGAAAATCGCGAACGGGAGCCTCTTCGCCGCCGAGCTTCGAGCGGACGATGGGCAAACGCTTCGGTTCGATGCGCTGCGTTGCGCGCTGGCCGCTCGCCTCGATGGACGTCCGACCGCCACGCTCCATGTTCATGAGTACTACGACGGTCGCGTTCGCGAGGTCGACGACTCCATCGTCTTTGCGCTCGGCAGCGATGTGATGGGCCCGATGGGCTCCGATCTCGTTCCGGTCGCAAAGGCCCAGATGACGAAATTTGCCGCGGACCACGGCGCCAAGCGATTCGTTTTGCTAAGGGAGATCGATACGGCGATCCTCACGCAGATCCCATGA
- a CDS encoding cytochrome c maturation protein CcmE — protein MGHDQLEGNDAEKDDGLEVPIREGRRGRAPKVDEQARKRGVLMVVGMVGLGGLLAAVFLTQMKDNAIYSKPVDELVANKTRFAGRPVRAEGNLVHGTLVKREQPCEYRFTITKNGVDVPVRFPQCVVPDTFRDVPDMDLGVTVEGELRADNTFEATNVLAKCPSKYEMKERAGRGEQMPHAQVNGT, from the coding sequence ATGGGACACGACCAACTCGAAGGCAACGACGCGGAAAAAGACGATGGCCTCGAGGTGCCCATTCGCGAGGGCCGTCGCGGTCGCGCCCCGAAGGTCGACGAGCAAGCGCGCAAGCGCGGCGTTTTGATGGTCGTGGGCATGGTCGGGCTCGGTGGTCTGCTGGCCGCGGTGTTCCTCACGCAAATGAAGGACAACGCGATCTACTCGAAGCCCGTGGATGAGCTCGTGGCCAACAAAACGCGGTTCGCAGGCCGCCCGGTGCGCGCCGAGGGGAACCTCGTTCACGGCACCTTGGTGAAGCGCGAGCAGCCTTGCGAGTACCGCTTTACGATCACCAAGAATGGCGTCGATGTGCCGGTTCGGTTTCCTCAGTGTGTCGTGCCCGACACCTTCCGGGACGTGCCGGACATGGATCTCGGGGTCACCGTCGAAGGGGAGCTCCGCGCCGACAACACCTTCGAGGCGACCAACGTGCTGGCGAAGTGCCCGAGCAAATACGAGATGAAGGAGCGCGCAGGGCGCGGCGAACAAATGCCGCACGCGCAGGTGAACGGGACGTAA
- a CDS encoding OmpA family protein, with product MLAGSAALLLTVAGCGHTDEEMAAKQREIDKLSADLKTANGQLAEDQAKYGQAQSEINELRGQLKQAGVDSDKLKQAVAEYKQRSEQLAAIEQRFRDLKTRLDKLTQVGLKVVVRNNRMVIQLPGDVLFDSGKDELKATGKDVLAQVAQVIGSDGTLAQRIFQVAGHTDNEPYGGGPFKDNWGLSVSRARTVLLYLITPKEATKPGAKPTGKGGGGLNPKNWSAAGYGETDPIAGTVENQSKDDRNKNRRVELVLQPNVEEMLNLNNIK from the coding sequence ATGCTCGCCGGATCGGCAGCGTTGTTGCTCACGGTCGCGGGCTGCGGCCACACGGACGAAGAGATGGCCGCCAAGCAGCGCGAGATCGACAAGCTCTCCGCCGATCTCAAGACCGCGAACGGTCAACTGGCCGAGGACCAGGCGAAGTACGGCCAGGCGCAGTCCGAGATCAACGAGCTCCGGGGCCAACTCAAGCAAGCTGGCGTCGACTCGGACAAACTCAAGCAGGCCGTTGCAGAATACAAGCAACGCTCCGAGCAGCTGGCCGCGATCGAGCAGCGCTTTCGTGACCTGAAGACGCGCCTCGACAAGCTCACGCAGGTGGGCCTCAAGGTCGTCGTCCGCAACAACCGCATGGTCATCCAGCTGCCGGGCGACGTGCTCTTCGACTCGGGCAAGGACGAGCTCAAAGCGACGGGCAAAGACGTGCTCGCCCAAGTCGCTCAAGTCATTGGGAGCGATGGGACGCTGGCGCAACGCATCTTCCAGGTCGCCGGCCATACCGATAACGAACCGTACGGCGGCGGACCCTTCAAAGACAACTGGGGACTTTCGGTCTCCCGCGCCCGCACCGTGCTGCTCTACCTGATCACGCCGAAGGAGGCGACCAAGCCCGGCGCCAAGCCCACGGGCAAAGGCGGCGGCGGTCTTAATCCCAAGAACTGGTCGGCGGCCGGCTACGGCGAGACCGATCCGATCGCGGGTACGGTCGAGAACCAGTCGAAGGACGATCGGAACAAGAATCGCCGGGTCGAGCTGGTCCTCCAGCCGAACGTCGAAGAGATGCTCAATCTGAACAACATCAAGTGA
- a CDS encoding CarD family transcriptional regulator yields MQAGTDVKFNVGDKAVYPAQGVAEVIKIEEKDIAGSRQRFYVLRILDTDRKIMVPVTNASAVGLRQVINEQEIREIFDILKERTIAFDNQTWNRRYRGFMDKIKTGSIYDVAEVLRDLYRLKTDKQLSFGERRMLETARGLIVKEIAVARAQTEDDVKTEIEALFIAN; encoded by the coding sequence ATGCAAGCTGGGACGGACGTCAAATTCAACGTTGGTGACAAGGCAGTTTACCCCGCCCAAGGGGTCGCCGAGGTCATCAAGATCGAGGAGAAAGACATCGCAGGAAGCCGCCAGCGCTTCTACGTGCTCCGCATCCTCGATACGGACCGAAAGATCATGGTCCCGGTGACGAATGCCAGCGCGGTCGGTCTGCGTCAAGTGATCAACGAGCAGGAAATCCGCGAGATCTTCGACATTCTCAAAGAGCGCACCATTGCGTTCGACAACCAGACTTGGAATCGCCGCTACCGCGGTTTCATGGACAAGATCAAGACGGGCTCGATTTACGATGTCGCCGAGGTCCTCCGCGATCTTTATCGCCTGAAGACCGACAAACAGCTCTCGTTCGGCGAGCGCCGCATGCTCGAAACCGCGCGCGGGCTGATCGTCAAAGAAATTGCCGTCGCGCGCGCTCAAACCGAAGACGACGTCAAGACCGAAATCGAAGCGCTCTTCATCGCCAATTGA